A window of Cucurbita pepo subsp. pepo cultivar mu-cu-16 chromosome LG06, ASM280686v2, whole genome shotgun sequence contains these coding sequences:
- the LOC111796454 gene encoding probable beta-1,4-xylosyltransferase IRX9H: MASIRRTSSPAYPDRLYPNGIPSSPSSKLLSNAKYSSPVSSFAVEARRFLSGAFFLKYPLRKGSNNWRRAFFRCLVFFLLGFLLGMMPFGHDAGDIRSHDFSFEITPPHVNAQFEKDSRGQVWREDSVVDSVNLLVKPSPEVNSTFTSVPKTQLIVVTPTYNRALQAYFLNRLGQALKLVNPPLLWIVVEMNSASMETAEILRKTGVMYRHLVCTKNMTDVKDRGVHQRNAALQHIERHKLDGIVYFSDDDNIYSLELFDSLRDISRFGTWPVAMLAQNKNKAILEGPVCNGSQVVGWHTNEKSKRLRRFHVDMSGFAFNSTILWDPKRWRRPTSKPIRQLDTVKEGFQETTFIEQVVEDESQMEAVPTGCLKVMNWHLHLEVPNFVYPSGWVFPKNLDYVLPIK, encoded by the exons ATGGCGTCGATACGGAGGACTTCGTCTCCGGCGTATCCCGATCGGCTTTATCCGAACGGGATCCCTTCTTCGCCATCTTCGAAGCTTCTTTCTAATGCTAAATACTCGTCTCCTGTCTCGTCGTTTGCCGTTGAAGCACGGAGATTCCTCTCTGGAGCTTTCTTTCTCAAGTATCCTCTGCGGAAAGGTAGCAATAATTGGCGAAGAGCATTCTTTAGATGCCTTGTGTTTTTCTTGCTTGGCTTCTTGCTAGGTATGATGCCGTTTGGCCATGATGCCGGCGACATTCGAAGCCATGACTTCTCATTCGAGATCACGCCGCCGCATGTGAACGCGCAGTTCGAGAAAGATAGTCGTGGTCAGGTTTGGCGAGAGGATTCAGTTGTCGATTCAGTTAATTTGTTGGTCAAGCCATCTCCGGAAGTGAATTCAACTTTCACTTCAGTACCTAAAACGCAGTTGATTGTGGTGACACCGACGTATAATCGTGCACTTCAAGCCTATTTCTTGAATAGGTTGGGACAGGCGCTGAAGCTTGTGAATCCGCCATTGCTATGGATTGTGGTGGAGATGAATTCAGCGTCGATGGAGACTGCCGAGATATTGCGGAAAACGGGAGTTATGTATAGACATTTGGTTTGCACTAAAAACATGACTGACGTGAAGGATAGAGGAGTTCATCAAAGGAACGCAGCTTTGCAACACATTGAGCGTCATAAGCTCGATGGGATCGTTTACTTTTCCGATGACGACAATATATATTCGTTGGAGTTGTTCGATAGCCTGAGAGATATCAG CCGCTTTGGCACTTGGCCCGTTGCTATGCTcgcacaaaacaaaaacaaagcgATTCTGGAAGGTCCTGTATGCAATGGAAGCCAAGTAGTTGGATGGCACACGAATGAGAAAAGTAAGAGGCTTAGAAGATTTCATGTCGATATGTCTGGATTTGCTTTCAACAGCACCATCCTGTGGGATCCAAAGAGATGGAGACGCCCTACTTCAAAGCCTATTCGACAGTTAGATACTGTGAAAGAGGGTTTTCAG GAGACTACATTCATAGAGCAAGTAGTTGAAGATGAAAGCCAAATGGAAGCTGTGCCTACTGGCTGTTTAAAAGTAATGAATTGGCATCTCCATTTGGAAGTACCCAATTTTGTTTATCCCAGCGGTTGGGTGTTTCCAAAGAATCTTGATTATGTCCTGCCAATCAAGTGA
- the LOC111797388 gene encoding receptor-like protein kinase HAIKU2, with amino-acid sequence MSSLHFLSLLSLLIAFLTGIKSDDERQILTKLISSLHNTHAAVFQNWGLQNPKCNFTGIACNSHGFVNEINLSKWGLTGVLPFDSVCQLPALEKLILRANSLHGEVTESLNNCVKLKHLDLSSNGFSGSFPDIHSLPELEYLYLNSSGFSGKFPWKSVGNLSGLIELSVGDNPFENATFPVEVTNLKRLNLLYLSNCSLTGEIPRSIGNLTELLSFEFSDNFITGDIPPEIGRLQKLWQLVFYNNQLTGTLPVGLRNLTGLKNFDASLNYIHGDLSELRFLTNLVSLQMFDNQFSGHVPVEFGEFKSLVNLSLYRNRLTGPLPQSIGSWAAFDFIDVSENFLTGSIPPDMCKQGTMQKLLILQNNFSGEIPASYANCSTLNRFRVSQNSLTGVVPSGIWGLPNVNIIDLASNQLVGSITSDIGKAVCLSEFYVGNNRFSGRLPLEISQAESLASVDLSNNQFSDELPMTIGDLKNLDSLELQGNKFSGSIPETIGSCNSLSIVNLADNFFSGQIPSSLGFLPVLNSLNLSNNDLSGEIPSTFSHLKLSLLDLSNNQLSGSIPLSLSNGAYNESFTGNPGLCSETDGFLRRCSKSSGTSKDVRILVIGILVGLILLGVTLWCFIKLRKSDKYRDRSLEKESWDLKSFHVMTFTEDEILDSIKDENLIGKGGSGNVYKVTVGNGKELAVKHIWNTDPYERMNNNNNRSSSPILPKQRAKSLEFNSEVKTLSSIRHVNVVKLYCSITSEVSSMLVYEYMPNGSLWDRLHTSTKIELDWETRYEIAVGAAKGLEYLHHGCDQPVIHRDVKTSNILLDECLKPKIADFGLAKILNTSGFNETSHIIAGTPGYIAPEYGYSYKVDEKSDVYSFGVVLMELVSGKRAIEAEFGENKEIVEWVSNNLKSKESVLKLVDSRIGDAYKEEAIKVLRIGILCTARVPSMRPTMRSVVQMLEEAHPCRLLGILIAKDIDNIDI; translated from the exons ATGTCGTCTctacattttctctctcttctctctctcctcatcGCCTTTCTCACCGGAATCAAATCCGACGACGAACGTCAAATCCTAACCAAACTCATCTCCTCTCTCCACAACACACACGCCGCCGTCTTCCAAAATTGGGGACTCCAAAACCCCAAATGCAATTTCACCGGAATCGCCTGCAATTCACACGGGTTCGTCAACGAAATTAACCTCTCCAAATGGGGTTTAACCGGCGTTCTTCCTTTTGATTCCGTTTGCCAGTTACCGGCGTTGGAGAAGCTGATTCTTCGCGCCAATTCCCTGCACGGTGAAGTGACAGAGAGTTTAAACAATTGTGTAAAACTGAAGCATTTGGATCTCAGCAGCAATGGCTTCTCCGGCTCTTTCCCGGACATACATTCCTTGCCGGAATTGGAGTATCTGTATTTGAATTCAAGTGGGTTTTCCGGTAAGTTTCCATGGAAATCCGTCGGGAATTTGAGCGGTTTAATTGAGCTGAGCGTCGGAGATAACCCTTTTGAAAACGCTACTTTTCCGGTGGAGGTCACCAATTTGAAGAGGCTTAATTTGCTGTATTTGTCGAATTGTAGCTTAACAGGGGAAATTCCAAGATCTATTGGTAATCTCACGGAGCTtcttagttttgaattttccGACAATTTTATAACAGGGGATATTCCGCCGGAGATTGGTCGCCTGCAGAAGCTCTGGCAGTTGGTGTTCTATAATAATCAATTAACGGGGACACTTCCGGTGGGATTAAGAAACCTTACCGGCCTTAAGAATTTCGATGCTTCGTTGAATTATATCCATGGGGATCTGTCGGAGTTGAGGTTTTTGACGAATTTGGTTTCTCTGCAAATGTTTGATAATCAATTTTCCGGCCATGTTCCGGTGGAGTTTGGGGAGTTTAAGTCGCTGGTTAATCTGTCCCTTTATCGGAATAGGCTTACGGGGCCTCTGCCGCAATCCATTGGTTCTTGGGCGGCGTTTGATTTCATTGATGTGTCGGAGAATTTCTTGACGGGATCGATTCCTCCGGATATGTGTAAGCAGGGGACGATGCAGAAGCTTTTGATTCTTCAGAACAATTTCTCCGGCGAGATTCCGGCGAGTTATGCTAATTGCTCCACTTTGAACCGATTTAGAGTCAGTCAGAACTCGCTCACCGGGGTTGTTCCGTCGGGAATTTGGGGATTGCCGAATGTGAATATAATTGATCTCGCGTCAAATCAGTTGGTTGGTTCGATTACTTCTGATATTGGAAAGGCTGTGTGTCTCTCTGAATTTTACGTCGGAAATAATCGATTCTCAGGCCGATTGCCATTGGAGATTTCACAAGCGGAATCTCTTGCTTCGGTTGACTTGAGCAATAATCAGTTCTCTGATGAGCTTCCGATGACTATCGGTGACCTTAAGAATCTCGATAGCCTCGAATTGCAGGGGAATAAATTCTCTGGTTCGATTCCGGAGACGATTGGCTCGTGTAATTCCCTAAGTATCGTCAATTTGGCGGATAATTTCTTCTCTGGACAAATTCCTTCGTCTCTAGGTTTTCTTCCGGTTCTCAACTCTTTGAATCTCTCCAATAATGACTTATCAGGTGAAATCCCTTCGACATTTTCGCATTTGAAATTGAGTCTTCTCGATCTTTCCAACAATCAATTATCTGGTTCAATTCCTCTATCGCTATCGAACGGAGCTTACAACGAAAGTTTCACCGGAAATCCTGGCCTCTGTAGCGAGACCGATGGCTTTTTACGGCGATGTTCAAAGAGTTCTGGCACGTCCAAGGACGTTCGAATACTCGTCATTGGTATCCTCGTCGGATTAATTCTTCTCGGTGTAACACTATGGTGCTTcataaaattgagaaagagCGACAAATATCGAGATCGGTCGCTTGAAAAGGAATCGTGGGACCTAAAATCATTCCACGTAATGACATTCACAGAGGACGAGATACTCGATTCCATTAAGGATGAGAATTTAATCGGAAAAGGAGGTTCTGGCAACGTCTACAAAGTGACGGTCGGAAACGGGAAAGAGTTAGCTGTGAAGCACATTTGGAACACTGATCCATATGAGAGGatgaacaacaacaataaccGAAGCTCCTCTCCAATTCTACCGAAACAGAGAGCAAAGTCGTTGGAATTCAACTCGGAGGTGAAGACTCTAAGCTCGATCCGCCATGTGAATGTAGTGAAGCTATACTGCAGCATTACGAGTGAGGTCTCAAGCATGTTGGTATACGAATATATGCCTAATGGAAGCTTATGGGACAGACTTCACACATCGACAAAAATAGAGTTAGATTGGGAAACAAGATACGAAATCGCAGTCGGAGCAGCAAAGGGATTAGAGTATCTCCATCACGGTTGCGACCAACCAGTGATTCACCGAGATGTCAAAACCAGCAACATACTTTTGGATGAATGTCTCAAACCCAAAATAGCCGATTTCGGGCTTGCCAAAATCCTCAACACAAGTGGGTTCAACGAGACAAGCCATATCATTGCAGGCACTCCCGGCTACATCGCACCAG AGTATGGATACAGTTACAAAGTGGACGAGAAGAGCGACGTGTACAGCTTCGGAGTGGTATTGATGGAGTTAGTGAGCGGGAAAAGAGCGATCGAGGCGGAGTTCGGAGAGAACAAGGAGATCGTAGAGTGGGTATCAAACAATTTGAAGAGCAAAGAAAGTGTATTAAAGTTGGTGGATTCAAGAATTGGCGATGCATATAAAGAGGAAGCCATAAAGGTATTAAGAATAGGAATATTGTGCACAGCCAGGGTTCCTTCCATGAGACCCACCATGAGGAGTGTGGTTCAAATGCTTGAAGAAGCCCACCCCTGTCGCCTGCTTGGGATACTCATTGCCAAAGATATCGACAACATTGATATCTAA
- the LOC111797589 gene encoding receptor protein-tyrosine kinase CEPR1-like, with protein sequence MALLFYLFFLLLSFISQPIGGDRSLFLSMMQDLLIGNSSPSDWDVSGGSLFCNFTGVTCNEKGFVVGIDLSGREVSGKFPADVCTYLPELRVLRLGQSGLRGTFPRGITNCSVLEELDMSFLSMTGTLPDFSPLRNLRILDMSYNNFTGDFPLSVFSLTKLERLNFNEDNNFNMWQLPEDLSELTKMKSMVLTTCMLGGRIPATIGNMTALVDLELSGNFLAGEIPKEIGNLKNLRQLELYYNSLIGEIPEEIGNLTELVDLDMSVNMLTGKLPESICRLPKLEVLQLYNNSLTGEIPISISNSTTLTMLSLYDNYMTGEVPSNLGQFSPMLVLDLSENHFSGPLPTDVCREGKLMYFLMLQNKFSGQIPPAYGKCQSLLRFRVSWNFLEGPVPAGLLGLPHASIIDFANNNLSGEIPNSFAEARNLSELFMQSNMISGELPPEISKATNLVKIDLSNNFLSGPIPSEIGNLKRLNLLLLQRNHLNSSIPTSLSEIKSLNVLDLSDNRLSGNIPESLCELLPNSINFSNNQLSGPIPLSLIKYGLVESFSGNPGLCVSIYLDSSDQKFPVCSQNLNKKRLNSIWTIGVSAFIIFIGAALYLRRRFSREKTEMEQDETQSSSFFSYDVKSFHRISFDPREIIESMVEKNIVGHGGAGTVYKIELSSGEIVAVKRPWRRKGKDRRSDQEQLFLDKELKTEVETLGSIRHKNIVKLYCHFSSLDCSLLVYEYLPNGNLWDALHKGWVHLDWPTRHQIALGIAQGLAYLHHDLSPSIIHRDIKTTNILLDVHYQPKVADFGIAKVLQARAGKDSTTTVIAGTYGYLAPEYAYSSKATTKCDVYSFGIVLMELITGKKPVEAEFGENKNIIYWVSNKVDTKEGAVEVLDKKVSLSFKDEMIQVLKIAIRCTYKNPALRPTMKDVVHLLIETDPCKLDSHNKCPKHTTTTTRIKNSFDL encoded by the exons ATGGCCCTCCTTTTctaccttttctttcttcttctttctttcatttctcaaCCCATTGGAGGTGATCGATCTCTGTTTCTATCTATGATGCAAGACCTTTTGATCGGGAATTCTTCGCCGTCCGATTGGGATGTTTCCGGCGGTAGTTTGTTCTGTAATTTCACCGGCGTTACCTGTAATGAAAAGGGGTTTGTGGTTGGGATTGATCTCTCCGGCAGGGAGGTTTCTGGGAAGTTTCCGGCGGATGTGTGTACTTATTTGCCGGAGTTGAGAGTGTTGCGACTTGGGCAGAGTGGCTTACGAGGGACGTTTCCACGTGGGATAACGAATTGCTCTGTTTTGGAGGAATTGGATATGAGTTTTCTGTCTATGACTGGGACGTTACCGGATTTCTCGCCGTTGAGAAACCTTAGGATTCTCGACATGTCGTATAACAACTTCACCGGCGACTTTCCGTTGTCGGTTTTTAGTTTGACGAAGCTCGAGAGGCTGAATTTCAACGAggataataatttcaatatgtGGCAGTTGCCGGAGGATTTGTCGGAGTTGACGAAGATGAAATCGATGGTGTTGACGACTTGTATGTTGGGGGGGAGAATTCCGGCGACGATTGGGAATATGACGGCGCTCGTTGACTTGGAATTAAGCGGCAACTTCCTCGCCGGAGAAATTCCGAAAGAAATCGggaatttgaagaatttgagACAGTTGGAGCTTTATTACAATTCATTAATCGGGGAAATTCCAGAGGAGATCGGGAATTTAACAGAACTCGTGGACTTGGACATGTCGGTCAACATGTTGACTGGGAAGCTTCCTGAGTCGATTTGTCGTCTTCCTAAGCTTGAAGTTCTTCAGCTTTACAACAACTCGTTAACAGGGGAGATTCCCATTTCAATTTCGAATTCAACAACGCTCACTATGTTATCCCTTTACGACAACTACATGACCGGAGAAGTTCCAAGTAATTTGGGACAATTTTCACCCATGTTGGTTCTCGACTTGTCGGAAAATCATTTCTCCGGTCCCTTACCGACAGATGTCTGTAGAGAAGgtaaattaatgtattttctcATGttgcaaaataaattttcCGGTCAAATCCCGCCGGCGTATGGTAAATGCCAGTCACTTTTACGGTTTCGAGTCAGCTGGAATTTTCTAGAAGGTCCGGTGCCGGCGGGACTTTTGGGTCTTCCACATGCTTCGATTATTGATTTTGCTAACAATAATCTTAGCGGTGAAATTCCGAATTCTTTTGCTGAAGCCAGGAATCTGTCGGAATTGTTCATGCAGAGTAACATGATTTCCGGCGAGTTGCCGCCGGAAATCTCAAAAGCGACCAATTTGGTTAAGATTGATCTTAGCAACAACTTCTTGTCTGGTCCGATTCCTTCTGAAATTGGGAATCTCAAGAGGCTTAATTTGCTGCTTTTGCAACGAAATCACCTGAATTCTTCAATACCCACTTCGCTTTCCGAGATTAAATCTCTTAATGTTCTTGATTTATCCGACAATCGACTGTCCGGTAACATCCCGGAAAGCCTCTGTGAATTGTTGCCGAACTCAATCAATTTCTCAAACAACCAACTCTCCGGTCCGATTCCTCTGTCTTTGATCAAATATGGGTTAGTGGAGAGCTTTTCCGGCAACCCAGGATTGTGCGTTTcgatttatttagattcatcCGACCAAAAATTCCCAGTTTGTTCTCAAAATCTCAACAAAAAACGGCTGAATTCCATCTGGACAATCGGAGTATCAGCGTTCATAATCTTCATCGGAGCTGCTCTGTATCTCCGACGACGATTCAGCCgagaaaaaacagaaatgGAACAGGACGAGACACAATCTTCATCGTTTTTCTCATACGATGTCAAAAGCTTCCACCGAATCAGCTTCGACCCAAGAGAGATAATCGAATCaatggtggagaagaacatCGTCGGCCATGGCGGCGCCGGTACAGTGTACAAAATTGAGCTAAGCAGCGGCGAAATCGTCGCCGTTAAAAGGCCGTGGAGACGAAAGGGGAAAGACCGACGGTCGGATCAGGAGCAGCTGTTCTTGGACAAAGAGCTGAAAACAGAAGTGGAGACATTGGGGAGTATAAGGCATAAGAACATCGTGAAATTATACTGTCATTTCTCGAGCTTGGACTGCAGCCTTTTGGTGTATGAGTACCTGCCCAACGGCAATTTATGGGACGCCCTGCAcaagggttgggttcatttggACTGGCCGACACGGCACCAGATTGCGTTGGGCATAGCGCAGGGCTTGGCTTACCTTCATCATGATCTCTCGCCTTCTATAATTCATAGAGACATTAAAACCACTAATATACTGTTGGATGTTCATTATCAGCCTAAAGTTGCTGATTTTGGCATTGCTAAAGTCTTGCAAGCTCGAGCTGGTAAGGACTCGACCACCACCGTCATCGCCGGTACTTACGGCTATCTCGCCCCGG AATATGCATATTCATCGAAAGCCACGACGAAGTGCGATGTGTATAGCTTTGGAATTGTGTTGATGGAGCTGATAACGGGGAAGAAGCCGGTGGAGGCGGAGTTCGGAGAGAAcaagaatattatatattggGTTTCGAATAAAGTAGACACGAAGGAAGGAGCTGTAGAAGTTTTGGACAAGAAAGTTTCGTTATCGTTTAAAGACGAGATGATTCAAGTTCTAAAGATTGCTATTCGGTGCACATACAAGAATCCTGCACTTAGACCCACCATGAAGGATGTGGTACACTTGTTGATTGAAACCGACCCTTGCAAACTCGATTCTCACAACAAATGCCCTAAACACACTACCACCACCACGAGGATCAAGAACTCATTTGACCTATGA